One Amblyomma americanum isolate KBUSLIRL-KWMA chromosome 8, ASM5285725v1, whole genome shotgun sequence DNA window includes the following coding sequences:
- the Mhc gene encoding myosin heavy chain isoform X43, with the protein MAEDPDPTEYLYVSLETKRKDQTKPYDGKKMVWVPDEKEGFILGNISSTKGDMVTVDCPGGERTVKKDILQQVNPPKYEKCEDMSNMTYLNDASVLHNLKQRYYVNLIYTYSGLFCVAINPYKRFPIYTRRVVEIYKGRRRTEVPPHVFAVSDGAYMDMLANRENQSMLITGESGAGKTENTKKVIAYFAHVGATSKKEEAAAKKDSKKGNLEDQVVQTNPVLESFGNAKTVRNDNSSRFGKFIRIHFGPMGKLAGADIETYLLEKARVISQQPAERSYHIFYQLMSGKLPGLKEKLLLTNNINDYHFVSQGKTSIPGVDDAEEFQVTDTAFDVLGFTDEEKENIYKVTAAVMHFGCLKFKQRPREEQAEADGTEEGERVAHLLGLNAADLYKNLLKPRIKVGTEFVTQGRNITQVTASVGALSKAIFDRLFKWLVKRVNETLDTKQKRQHFIGVLDIAGFEIFDFNSFEQLCINFTNEKLQQFFNHHMFVLEQEEYKREGIEWEFIDFGLDLQACIELIEKPMGVLSILEEESMFPKASDKTFEEKLKTNHLGKSPNFIKPKPPKPGQSEAHFAIVHYAGTVPYNLTGWLEKNKDPLNDCVVDQFKKGSNALLQAIFEDHPGLGGGDDKGGKGGRKKGSGFQTVSGLYREQLNKLMTTLRSTQPHFVRCIIPNETKSAGVIDSHLVMHQLTCNGVLEGIRICRKGFPNRMIYPDFKQRYAILAPNALPKGFVDARAATEKLLDAIKLDEGEYRLGFTKIFFRAGVLGRLEELRDERLGKIITMIQAAVRWYITKKHFQKLKEQRVALLVIQRNLRKFLQLRNWLWWKLYSKVKPLLSVARVEDELKALEEKLKKTQEALEKEEKLRKELEGQNVKVLQEKNDLFLQLEAERMGAGDVEERLNKALTQKGDLESQLQELQDRLQHEEDAHGQLSQTKKKLEGEISGLKKDIEDMELALQKAEQDKATKDHQIRNLNDEIQHQDELINKLNKEKKQLQEQNQKTAEDLQATEDKVNHLNKVKAKLEQTLDELEDSLEREKKARADLEKNKRKVEGDLKLAQEAVADLEKHKKEMDQNLQRKEKEMASLAAKLEDEQALVAKLQKQIKELQARIEELEEELEAERQARAKAEKQRADLAREIEELSERLEESGGATSAQVELNKRREAELAKLRRDLEESNLQHEQAMSNLRKKHNDSVAELSEQIDQLNKHKAKVEKEKSQMKSELDDLRANIDHLNRDKANAEKQVKQLEVQLADAQFKLDETNRTLNDLDGSKKKMGVENSELQRQLEEAESQVAQLNKIKASLATQLEEAKRQADEEARERAAILGKYRNLEHDLDNLRESIEEEQEAKADFQRQLSKANAEAQLWRSKYESEGLARLEELEEAKRKLHGKLQEAEEAMEQLNAKCSGLEKTKAHLQGELEDMSIEVDKANALAASLEKRQKSFDKVIAEWKAKVDDLAAELDASQKECRNYSTEVFKLRAAYEESQEHYEAVKRENKNLQDEIKDLMDQLGEGGRSVHELEKSRKRLEMEKEELQAALEEAEAALEQEENKVLRAQLELSQVRQEIDRRIQEKEEEFENTRKNHQRALDSMQASLEAEAKGKAEALRLKKKLESDINELEIALDHANKANAEAQKNLKKYQQNVKDLQTALEEEQRARDEAREQYASAERRCNALHGELEESRQLLEQSDRARRAGEAELSEMHETVNELSAQTASLSVAKRKLEGEMQALQADLDEVLNEAKQSEEKAKKAMVDAARLADELRAEQDHALQQEKLRKALEQQMKELQVRLDEAEAAALKGGKKIIQKLEQKVRELENELENEQRRHGDAAKNFRKSERRIKELQFQAEEDRKNHERMQDLVDKLQQKIKTYKRQIEEAEEIAALNLAKFRKVQQELEDAEERADMAENTLAKLRAKNRSSASAGRAMSPGLAAAPLRT; encoded by the exons AGGACATTTTGCAGCAAGTGAACCCGCCAAAGTATGAGAAGTGCGAGGACATGTCCAACATGACGTACCTCAACGACGCGTCTGTGCTGCACAACCTCAAACAGCGATACTACGTTAATCTCATCTAC ACGTACTCGGGATTGTTCTGCGTCGCCATCAACCCCTACAAGCGCTTCCCCATCTACACCAGGCGCGTCGTGGAGATCTACAAGGGCCGCAGGCGTACGGAGGTGCCTCCCCATGTGTTCGCCGTCTCCGATGGAGCCTACATGGACATGTTGGCCA ACCGCGAGAACCAGTCTATGCTCATCAC CGGCGAGTCTGGTGCCGGTAAGACTGAGAACACGAAAAAGGTCATAGCCTATTTCGCGCACGTCGGTGCTACGAGCAAGAAAGAGGAGGCTGCAGCCAAGAAGGATTCCAAGAAG GGCAACCTGGAAGACCAGGTCGTGCAGACCAACCCCGTCCTCGAGTCGTTCGGTAACGCCAAGACCGTGCGTAACGACAACTCTTCGCGCTTC GGTAAATTCATCCGTATCCACTTCGGGCCCATGGGCAAGCTGGCCGGTGCTGACATTGAAACTT ATCTGCTGGAGAAGGCTCGTGTCATCTCTCAGCAACCAGCTGAGCGTTCGTACCACATCTTCTACCAGCTCATGTCAGGAAAGCTCCCTGGACTGAAGG AGAAACTGCTCCTTACCAACAACATCAACGACTACCATTTCGTGTCCCAGGGTAAGACTAGCATCCCCGGCGTTGACGACGCCGAAGAGTTCCAGGTCACCGAC ACTGCCTTCGACGTGTTGGGCTTCACGGACGAGGAGAAGGAGAACATCTACAAGGTTACGGCGGCCGTGATGCACTTCGGCTGCCTGAAGTTTAAGCAGAGGCCCCGAGAAGAGCAGGCCGAGGCCGACGGCACCGAGGAAGGCGAGCGTGTTGCCCACCTTCTGGGTCTCAACGCCGCTGACCTCTACAAGAACCTGCTCAAGCCTCGCATCAAGGTCGGCACGGAGTTCGTCACCCAGGGCAGGAACATCACACAG GTGACGGCCTCTGTGGGCGCCCTGTCCAAGGCCATCTTCGACAGGCTGTTCAAGTGGCTGGTCAAGCGTGTCAACGAGACGCTTGACACAAAGCAGAAGCGCCAGCACTTCATCGGTGTGCTGGATATTGCCGGTTTCGAGATCTTCGAC TTCAATAGCTTTGAGCAGCTCTGCATCAACTTCACCAACGAAAAGCTGCAGCAGTTCTTCAACCATCACATGTTCGTTCTTGAGCAAGAAGAGTACAAGCGCGAGGGAATCGAATGGGAATTCATCGACTTTGGCCTCGACCTGCAAGCGTGTATCGAGCTCATTGAGAAG CCCATGGGTGTGCTCTCCATCCTTGAAGAGGAGTCTATGTTCCCCAAGGCCAGCGACAAGACCTTTGAGGAGAAGCTGAAAACCAATCATCTGGGCAAGTCGCCTAACTTCATCAAGCCCAAGCCACCGAAGCCCGGCCAGTCTGAGGCTCACTTTGCCATCGTCCACTATGCCGGCACT GTGCCGTACAACCTCACTGGCTGGCTTGAGAAGAACAAGGACCCCCTCAACGACTGCGTGGTTGACCAGTTCAAGAAGGGCTCTAACGCGCTTCTGCAGGCCATCTTCGAAGACCACCCCGGCCTTGGCGGTGGTGACGACAAGGGTGGAAAGG GTGGTCGCAAGAAGGGTTCTGGCTTCCAGACTGTGTCCGGTCTGTACAGG GAGCAACTGAACAAGCTCATGACCACCCTGCGCTCGACGCAGCCCCACTTTGTTCGATGCATCATTCCCAACGAAACCAAATCCGCAG GCGTCATCGACTCTCATCTTGTCATGCATCAGCTCACTTGCAACGGTGTGCTTGAAGGCATCCGTATCTGCCGAAAGGGCTTCCCCAACAGGATGATCTACCCAGACTTCAAGCAGCG ATACGCCATCCTTGCCCCTAACGCGCTCCCCAAAGGCTTCGTGGACGCTCGTGCCGCCACTGAGAAGCTGCTGGACGCCATCAAACTCGACGAGGGCGAGTATCGGCTCGGATTCACCAAG ATCTTCTTCAGGGCAGGCGTCTTGGGTCGCCTGGAAGAACTGCGTGACGAGCGTCTCGGCAAGATTATCACCATGATTCAAGCCGCTGTGCGCTGGTATATAACCAAGAAGCACTTCCAGAAGCTCAAGGAACAGAG GGTGGCGCTGCTGGTCATCCAGCGCAACCTCCGCAAGTTCCTCCAGCTGCGCAACTGGCTCTGGTGGAAGCTGTACAGCAAG GTCAAGCCCCTGCTGTCCGTCGCCCGCGTGGAAGACGAGCTCAAGGCGCTCGAAGAGAAGCTCAAGAAGACACAGGAGGCCCTGGAGAAGGAAGAGAAGTTGCGCAAGGAGCTTGAGGGCCAGAACGTCAAAGTGCTGCAGGAGAAGAACGACCTGTTCCTGCagctcgaggctgagcgcatggGCGCCGGCGACGTCGAGGAACGCCTGAACAAGGCCCTCACGCAGAAGGGAGACCTTGAGAGCCAACTGCAGGAGCTGCAGGACCGGCTCCAGCACGAGGAGGATGCGCACGGCCAGCTCTCTCAGACCAAGAAGAAGCTCGAGGGCGAGATTTCCGGCCTCAAGAAGGACATCGAGGACATGGAGCTGGCACTGCAGAAGGCGGAGCAGGACAAGGCCACCAAGGACCACCAGATCCGCAACCTCAACGACGAGATCCAGCACCAGGACGAGCTCATCAACAAGCTCAACAAGGAGAAGAAGCAGTTGCAGGAGCAGAACCAGAAGACCGCCGAAGACCTCCAGGCCACCGAGGACAAGGTGAACCACCTGAACAAGGTCAAGGCCAAGCTGGAGCAGACGCTCGACGAGCTGGAGGACTCGCTGGAACGCGAAAAGAAGGCCCGCGCCGACCTCGAGAAGAACAAGCGCAAGGTTGAGGGAGACCTCAAGCTCGCCCAGGAGGCCGTCGCCGATCTCGAGAAGCACAAGAAAGAGATGGACCAGAACTTGCAGCGCAAGGAGAAGGAGATGGCTAGCCTGGCCGCGAAGCTGGAGGATGAGCAGGCGCTGGTCGCCAAGCTGCAGAAGCAGATCAAGGAACTCCAG GCCCGCATCGAGGAGCTCGAAGAGGAGCTGGAAGCTGAACGCCAGGCTCGGGCCAAG GCTGAGAAGCAGCGCGCCGACCTCGCTCGCGAGATTGAAGAGCTGAGCGAGCGGCTCGAGGAGTCGGGTGGAGCCACGTCGGCCCAGGTAGAGCTGAACAAGCGCCGCGAAGCCGAGCTCGCCAAGCTGAGGCGCGACCTCGAAGAGTCCAACCTTCAGCATGAGCAGGCCATGTCCAACCTGCGCAAGAAGCACAACGACTCGGTCGCCGAGCTCTCCGAGCAGATCGACCAGCTCAACAAGCACAAGGCCAA GGTGGAGAAGGAAAAGAGCCAGATGAAAAGCGAACTGGACGACTTGCGTGCCAATATTGACCACCTTAACCGCGATAAG GCTAACGCTGAGAAGCAGGTGAAGCAACTGGAGGTGCAGCTCGCGGACGCCCAGTTCAAGCTGGACGAGACCAACCGCACGCTGAACGACCTGGATGGCTCCAAGAAGAAGATGGGCGTCGAGAACAGCGAGCTCCAGCGGCAGCTTGAGGAGGCCGAATCTCAAGTGGCGCAGCTCAACAAGATCAAGGCTTCGCTGGCGACGCAGCTTGAGGAAGCCAAGCGCCAGGCCGACGAGGAGGCACGG GAGCGCGCTGCCATCCTTGGCAAGTACCGCAACCTGGAGCACGACCTGGACAACCTGCGCGAGAGCATCGAAGAGGAACAGGAAGCCAAGGCCGACTTCCAGCGCCAGCTCAGCAAGGCCAACGCCGAGGCTCAGCTCTGGCGCTCCAAGTACGAGAGCGAGGGTCTGGCGCGCCTGGAGGAACTCGAGGAGGCCAA GCGCAAGCTGCATGGCAAGCTCCAGGAGGCTGAGGAGGCCATGGAGCAGCTGAACGCCAAGTGCAGCGGCCTCGAGAAGACCAAGGCGCACCTGCAGGGAGAGCTGGAGGACATGTCCATCGAAGTGGACAAGGCCAACGCTCTCGCCGCCTCTCTCGAGAAGCGCCAGAAGTCATTCGACAAG GTCATCGCCGAATGGAAGGCCAAGGTTGACGACCTCGCCGCCGAGCTCGACGCGTCGCAGAAAGAATGCCGAAACTACTCCACCGAGGTGTTCAAGCTGCGCGCCGCGTACGAGGAGAGCCAGGAGCACTACGAGGCAGTTAAGCGCGAGAACAAGAACCTCCAGGACGAGATCAAGGACCTGATGGACCAGCTTGGTGAGGGTGGCCGAAGCGTGCACGAGCTCGAGAAGTCTCGCAAGAGGCTCGAGATGGAGAAGGAGGAACTGCAGGCTGCGCTCGAAGAGGCCGAGGCTGCGCTTGAGCAGGAGGAGAACAAG GTGCTGCGCGCCCAGCTCGagctgtcgcaggtgcggcaggAGATCGACCGGCGCATCCAGGAGAAGGAGGAAGAATTCGAGAACACTCGAAAGAACCACCAGCGGGCTCTGGACTCCATGCAGGCCAGTCTCGAGGCCGAGGCTAAGGGCAAAGCCGAGGCGCTGAGGCTCAAGAAGAAGCTGGAGAGCGACATCAACGAGCTCGAGATTGCCCTCGACCACGCCAACAAGGCCAACGCCGAGGCGCAGAAGAACCTCAAGAAGTACCAGCAGAACGTCAAGGACCTGCAGACCGCCCTCGAGGAAGAACAGCGTGCCCGCGACGAAGCCCGTGAGCAGTACGCGTCGGCTGAGCGCCGTTGCAACGCTCTTCACGGCGAGCTGGAGGAGAGTCGCCAGCTGCTGGAACAGTCTGACCGCGCCCGCCGCGCCGGTGAAGCCGAGCTCAGCGAGATGCACGAGACAGTCAACGAGCTGTCGGCTCAGACCGCCTCTCTGTCGGTGGCCAAGAGGAAGCTCGAGGGAGAAATGCAGGCTCTCCAG GCTGACCTGGACGAGGTGCTCAACGAGGCCAAGCAGTCGGAGGAGAAGGCCAAGAAGGCGATGGTGGACGCTGCCCGCCTGGCTGACGAGCTGCGCGCCGAGCAGGACCACGCCCTGCAACAGGAGAAGCTGCGCAAGGCTCTCGAGCAGCAGATGAAGGAGCTCCAGGTGCGCCTGGACGAAGCCGAGGCCGCGGCTCTCAAGGGCGGCAAGAAGATCATCCAGAAGCTGGAACAGAAGGTGCGCGAGCTCGAGAACGAGCTGGAGAACGAGCAACGCCGGCACGGAGACGCCGCCAAGAACTTCCGCAAGAGCGAGCGCCGCATCAAGGAGCTCCAGTTCCAG GCCGAAGAGGACCGCAAGAACCACGAGCGCATGCAAGACCTGGTGGACAAGCTCCAGCAGAAGATCAAGACGTACAAGCGCCAGATCGAGGAGGCCGAGGAGATCGCGGCTCTCAACCTGGCCAAGTTCCGCAAGGTGCAGCAGGAGCTGGAGGACGCCGAGGAGCGCGCCGACATGGCCGAGAACACGCTCGCCAAGCTGCGCGCCAAGAACCGCAGCTCCGCGTCCGCTGGCCGTGCCATGTCGCCCGGACTGGCCGCCGCGCCCCTCCGGACCTAA